In Capsicum annuum cultivar UCD-10X-F1 chromosome 11, UCD10Xv1.1, whole genome shotgun sequence, one genomic interval encodes:
- the LOC107847332 gene encoding probable apyrase 6, which yields MRRSNARKINPNVKVNGVNNNNQRMELGKFNYRVNRSSNRSPNRANSKSNIVCYGFIVFVVAFICYIVVFSSYVRFTVKRKYGIVIDGGSTGTRIHVFEYEVRNGGVPVYDFGDKGLVSMRVNPGLSAYAEEPEKVEQSLGRLVEFGKGNVPKEYWSETEIRLMATAGMRLLDLGDQEKILEVCRGVLRDSGFKFKDDWASVISGSDEGLYAWVIANYALGTLGSDPLQTTGIIELGGASAQVTFVSNEPMPPEYSRTIKFRNFTYRIYSHSLLQFGQNAAFDLLLESLVARGQHQAPQSVKLMDPCSPRGYTHNLSSLKLSPSSFAERTRHISSLYPSGNFSECRSASLSLLQKDKESCSYKSCYIGSTFMPKLQGNFLATENFFYTSKFFGLPPKAFLSDLVVAGKSFCEEDWSRLKSKHPSLHEEDLHRYCFSSAYILALLHDSLGIALDDDRIGYANQVENIPLDWALGAFILQSTAELDKEHSGWFANMFRSEAIFLHLLIRRKDQSGSAASAKNLCTLCCLVPRASDAILRRREINLMGQLK from the exons ATGCGCCGATCCAATGCTCGAAAAATAAACCCTAACGTTAAAGTTAACGGCGTTAATAACAATAACCAGAGAATGGAATTGGGTAAATTCAATTACCGGGTCAATAGATCTTCTAATCGGAGCCCTAATAGAGCCAATTCGAAATCAAATATTGTTTGTTATGGTTTTATAGTCTTTGTAGTTGCTTTTATTTGTTACATCGTCGTGTTTTCGAGTTACGTAAGGTTTACTGTTAAGAGAAAATACGGAATTGTTATTGATGGAGGAAGTACAGGTACGAGGATTCATGTGTTTGAGTACGAGGTTAGGAATGGGGGTGTACCGGTGTATGATTTTGGGGATAAGGGTTTGGTTTCGATGAGGGTGAATCCGGGGTTATCAGCATATGCTGAGGAACCGGAGAAGGTGGAGCAATCGTTGGGGAGGTTGGTTGAGTTTGGGAAGGGGAATGTACCTAAGGAGTATTGGAGTGAGACGGAGATTAGGTTGATGGCTACTGCTGGAATGAGGTTGTTGGATTTGGGTGATCAGGAGAAGATTTTGGAAGTGTGTAGAGGGGTGTTGAGGGATTCAGGGTTCAAGTTTAAGGATGATTGGGCTTCGGTTATTTCAG GATCTGATGAAGGTTTGTATGCCTGGGTTATTGCTAATTATGCCCTTGGAACTCTTGGTAGTGATCCTTTGCAAACAACTGGCATAATTGAACTTGGTGGTGCATCTGCGCAG GTGACTTTTGTTTCTAATGAGCCTATGCCCCCAGAATATTCTCGTACCATTAAATTCAGAAACTTTACCTACAGGATCTACAGTCATAGCTTGCTTCAATTTGGCCAG AATGCTGCATTTGACTTACTCCTGGAGTCCCTTGTTGCGAGGGGCCAGCATCAAG CTCCTCAAAGTGTTAAGCTGATGGATCCTTGTTCTCCTAGAGGATACACACATAACTTAAGTTCATTGAAGCTCTCACCCAGTAGTTTCGCGGAAAGGACTAGGCACATATCTTCTTTGTATCCTAGTGGTAACTTCTCAGAATGCAGATCAGCCTCGCTATCGTTGTTGCAGAAAGACAAAG AGAGTTGTTCTTATAAAAGCTGCTACATTGGGTCTACATTTATGCCAAAGCTCCAGGGGAATTTCTTGGCTACAGAAAATTTTTTCTATACTTCCAAG TTTTTTGGTTTGCCCCCAAAAGCTTTTCTTTCTGATCTTGTGGTTGCTGGGAAAAGTTTTTGTGAAGAGGACTGGTCAAGGTTGAAAAGCAAGCACCCCTCCCTTCATGAGGAGGATTTGCACCGTTATTGCTTCTCTTCAGCGTATATATTGGCATTACTTCATGATAGTCTTGGAATTGCTTTGGACGATGATCG GATTGGATATGCTAATCAAGTTGAAAACATTCCACTTGATTGGGCATTAGGAGCATTCATTTTGCAGAGCACGGCTGAGTTGGACAAAGAGCATTCCGGGTGGTTTGCAAATATGTTCA GATCAGAAGCCATTTTCCTGCATCTGTTGATAAGGCGAAAGGACCAAAGTGGATCAGCTGCCTCTGCCAAGAATCTCTGCACACTTTGTTGTTTGGTACCCCGAGCAAGTGATGCTATACTTCGGCGACGTGAGATCAATCTTATGGGACAGTTGAAATGA